The Acidobacteriota bacterium genomic sequence GCGCGTCTTTTTGAGATTGCCATTATGACAAGTCTTGTGGGGCGAATGCAAAGGCTGGAGAGCAAACTCGCCAGGAAACCAAGAAAAAAGCCATGCTGCAATTGCGGCATGGCTTTTAAGAGTCAGCGGTACAGAAATACCTTAGTTGGGCTTCCTGGTGCCGCGTTTTGAGGGTTTTTCCGCTTCAATCTTGTAAGCGTTCTTGACGGCTTCAAGCGCTTCTTTGACAGCCGGGACGCGGCGATCATCGGGCGGCGCTTTGGCGACGAAATCACCCAGAGCATTAGCGCCTTCCTGAATGATGTTGCGTTCCTGCGAAGCAATCAAAGTGAGTCCGAGACCATACAGTGAATTGATGTTGTTCGGGTCGGTCGCCAGCACTGCTTTATAAGCGGCTGTGGCTTTTTCGGAATCACCGATAAAACGATAGGCATCGGCTTTCCATACGCCCCACTTGGTTTTGTTGGTTGCATCAAGGGTTGCGGCTTTGTCAAAGTTGGCGACGGCGGTATCCAGTTTGTCAGCCTGTCCATAGTGTTCAATTAAGAGCATGACGTTTTTGGCATAAATGCCATAATAGACCAGCAAATCGTTATTGATGTTCGGTTCAGCAGTGTCTGTGGAAGCCAGTTCGATGGCTTGTTGCGCCGAAGCCACAGCCTTTTCAAAATTGCCTTTGGCATCGTCCTTCTGCTTCTTGTTGAATTTTTCTACGCCTAATTGATAATTGCCTTCGGCGATATTGGCATTGGATTTATATTTGATGCGTTTGAAATCGGCATATTTATTCATTGCTGCCGCGTCAATGTTCGAGGCGGCGGCTTCAAATTCCGATAGCGCGCCGGGAAAATTGTTCTGCTGCATCATGCCAACGCCGGCGTTGTAATGGTCAACCGAGGCTTTGTAAGAAGCGTTGACCGATTCTGCTTCGGCAACTTTTTTCTTGTACTCTTCCTCTTCTTTCCTGGCTTTTTCTTTATCGGCAGCCGACACCTGTGGAGTGCCACCACCCGTGGCAGCGCCGCCACCGCTCTTTTGTTGGGCGATTAAGGATTGCACCTGTTCCAGCGTAGGCGTTGAGCCGTCGCCCGGATTGCAGACCACATCAACCACAGAGGTTTGTGTCAAGCGCACGTTGTTTTGAAATGTCCATTGCAGACCGGGACCGGAAACGACCAGTAGATAAGTTCCCTGTAAAGGCAT encodes the following:
- a CDS encoding carboxypeptidase regulatory-like domain-containing protein, with translation MFNSVMKKIFLLAATVFVLGAAVFAQTGPVEGTIKVKNADGTTKPVAGARIDIYRMDIKGKWDVTTDKAGHYVRLGMPLQGTYLLVVSGPGLQWTFQNNVRLTQTSVVDVVCNPGDGSTPTLEQVQSLIAQQKSGGGAATGGGTPQVSAADKEKARKEEEEYKKKVAEAESVNASYKASVDHYNAGVGMMQQNNFPGALSEFEAAASNIDAAAMNKYADFKRIKYKSNANIAEGNYQLGVEKFNKKQKDDAKGNFEKAVASAQQAIELASTDTAEPNINNDLLVYYGIYAKNVMLLIEHYGQADKLDTAVANFDKAATLDATNKTKWGVWKADAYRFIGDSEKATAAYKAVLATDPNNINSLYGLGLTLIASQERNIIQEGANALGDFVAKAPPDDRRVPAVKEALEAVKNAYKIEAEKPSKRGTRKPN